A single Cottoperca gobio chromosome 5, fCotGob3.1, whole genome shotgun sequence DNA region contains:
- the ccdc36 gene encoding interactor of HORMAD1 protein 1, translating into MNHTRNIQETLNIATESRNVATSGYSSFTDSQLFFGSQFWPENSQGMSQDMSLSPRTSQQSSQEGSDPMFSSSYHTKPFLFGDIKNKSKAFGILDKFEEKKKKENEETDCDILAKECSNFRETLNNIQQLVAGTERNTAVCQAVLQKFDNFSSTLQNNLNSLQRDISQQFEILLDKVNSQKEMMTELKERVQKSGDTTAELGSNLQSLKNSLACLREEQETQRNMLEEALKLLSTLVSEPSAKPKPERVTDSAIQTSPGLEQPFSNILQENKLEGTRLTHKSYNLEHNQAEVSPWDASSIIAKRNVNLRGQRRLKKRPLVLSQRSKHTVTNENGQPLMNCDKATKCFNTSL; encoded by the exons ATGAATCATACGAGGAACATACAAGAAACGCTGAACATCGCAACTGAAAGCAG GAATGTGGCTACCAGCGGCTATTCCAGTTTCACAGACTCTCAGCTTTTCTTTGGGTCTCAGTTTTGGCCTGAAAATTCTCAAGGCATGTCTCAAGATATGAGTTTGTCACCCAGGACCTCCCAACAAAGTTCACAAGAG ggaagTGATCCAATGTTCTCAAGCAGTTATCACACTAAACCTTTCTTGTTTGGAGATATAAAGAACAAGAGCAAAGCTTTCGGAATACTGGATAAAtttgaagagaaaaagaaaaaggaaaatgaagaaACTGACTG TGATATTTTAGCCAAAGAATGTAGTAATTTTCGAGAAACACTCAACAAT ATCCAACAACTGGTCGCTGGCACAGAGAGAAATACTGCTGTGTGCCAAGCGGTCCTCCAAAAATTTGACAATTTTTCATCAACAT TGCAAAATAATCTCAACAGTCTTCAGAGGGACATTTCCCAGCAGTTTGAAATTTTACTGGATAAAGTGAACTCCCAGAAAGAGATGATGACTGAGCTGAAGGAGAGGGTGCAAAAG AGTGGAGACACCACAGCAGAACTTGGTTCAAATCTGCAAAGCTTAAAGAATAGTCTGGCTTGTctgagagaggagcaggaaacACAACGAAACATGCTCGAAGAGGCTCTGAAGCTGCTTAGCACCTTAGTCTCAGAGCCCTCAGCCAAACCCAAACCTGAGAGGGTGACGGACAGTGCCATCCAGACGTCACCAGGGCTGGAACAGCCATTCTCCAACATCCTGCAGGAGAACAAGCTTGAAGGCACACGGCTAACACACAAGTCATACAACCTTGAACACAATCAGGCTGAAGTTTCCCCTTGGGATGCCAGCTCTATCATAGCAAAAAGGAACGTCAATCTGAGAGGCCAAAGGAGGCTCAAAAAGAGACCACTGGTTCTCTCACAAAGGAGTAAGCATACTGTCACGAATGAAAATGGCCAACCTCTCATGAACTGTGACAAAGCAAcaaaatgtttcaatacctctctGTGA
- the kbtbd12 gene encoding LOW QUALITY PROTEIN: kelch repeat and BTB domain-containing protein 12 (The sequence of the model RefSeq protein was modified relative to this genomic sequence to represent the inferred CDS: deleted 1 base in 1 codon) yields the protein MDLSSKHGLVLLNQLRKMRESEHLTDVVLVAEGISFPCHRVVLSAFSPYFHVMFTCGLRECHTREIFLRDTPADSLALLLDYMYCSDLPLTNANVQGISIAAFLLQMDDVFSRCRLHMTENMDASNCLGVYYFARDLGAEDLADHAQLFLRQHFVQVCQNEEVLELEAHQLGKLLTSDDLNISREETILDVVLRWVKHCTLMDGEVRNLHLPALLRKVRLPLINPDYLREAMKRNTALLSDAECLEMLNQAMDATAMHPSAAPRKLKLRYGMETTDLLLCLGNDSGGIRSRYGNYTERSFCYAPSTGQTYYITSPRYAEALGYVCAGVVTERNDIIVAGEAGARRLARQKDMNVEIYRYKVEAQGSWECLTSAEYRDSYALASLGDTLYLLGGQMKLKNQFLITNCVERWSLQGGPWRSAAPLPMPLAYHSVVGMKERLYVIGGRTPQSHRTDDEPDRLSNRLLEYDSNTNKWTELGPMKYSKYRCSAVALNGEIFVMGGIGCMGVDRGQSRHCLDAVEIYNPDENNWRDGPPLPFAQLSLRTNASNAGVVGGKIYVCGYYKGADRHDDITKDILELDPWESRWTVVARHALMHDNYDVCLVANLNPRALMSPPADLVKQ from the exons ATGGATCTTTCATCTAAACATGGACTGGTGCTGCTGAACCAGCTGAGGAAGATGAGGGAGAGTGAGCATCTGACAGACGTGGTGCTGGTTGCTGAGGGCATCAGCTTTCCCTGTCACCGGGTCGTTCTATCCGCCTTTAGCCCATACTTCCACGTAATGTTCACGTGCGGCCTGCGTGAGTGCCACACCAGAGAAATATTTCTGCGTGACACCCCTGCAGACAGCCTGGCCCTCCTCTTGGACTACATGTACTGCTCAGATCTTCCTCTCACTAACGCCAATGTACAAGGCATCTCTATAGCAGCTTTTCTTCTGCAGATGGACGATGTCTTCAGTCGCTGCCGGCTGCACATGACCGAGAACATGGATGCCTCCAACTGCCTCGGTGTGTATTACTTTGCCCGTGATCTCGGTGCTGAGGATTTGGCTGACCATGCTCAGCTCTTCCTGAGGCAGCACTTTGTCCAAGTCTGCCAAAATGAGGAGGTCCTGGAGCTGGAGGCCCATCAGCTGGGAAAGCTGTTGACCTCTGATGACCTTAATATTTCACGAGAAGAGACCATCCTGGATGTGGTGCTTCGCTGGGTCAAACACTGCACTCTGATGGATGGAGAGGTTCGTAACCTGCACCTTCCAGCGCTCCTGAGGAAGGTCCGTCTGCCACTGATAAACCCTGACTATTTAAGAGAGGCGATGAAGAGGAACACGGCCCTGCTATCTGATGCTGAATGTCTAGAGATGCTCAATCAAGCCATGGATGCCACAGCGATGCATCCCTCAGCTGCACCACGCAAACTAAAGCTGCGCTACGGCATGGAGACAACAGATCTGCTGCTTTGTCTTGGAAACGACAGTGGTGGGATTAGATCACGATATGGCAACTATACTGAACGTAGCTTCTGCTATGCCCCATCCACAGGCCAAACCTACTACATCACTTCACCTCGCTATGCAGAGGCTCTGGGGTACGTGTGTGCCGGGGTTGTAACTGAAAGAAATGACATTATAGTGGCAGGAGAGGCAGGTGCACGCAGACTGGCCCGACAGAAGGACATGAATGTTGAGATTTACAG GTACAAAGTAGAGGCCCAAGGAAGTTGGGAGTGTCTGACCTCAGCGGAGTACCGTGATTCATACGCTCTGGCGTCACTGGGTGACACTCTGTACCTGCTGGGTGGGCAGATGAAGCTGAAGAACCAGTTTCTCATAACCAACTGTGTGGAGCGATGGTCTCTGCAAGGAGGACCGTGGCGCAGTGCGGCCCCCCTGCCTATGCCTTTAGCCTATCATAGCGTGGTCGGGATGAAAGAGCGCCTTTATGTGATAGGTGGTCGAACACCACAG TCACACCGGACGGATGATGAG CCTGACCGTCTTAGTAACCGCCTCCTGGAGTATGATTCAAACACAAATAAGTGGACGGAGCTCGGCCCCATGAAGTACTCAAAGTACCGCTGCAGTGCTGTTGCACTCAATGGTGAAATCTTTGTGATGG GAGGTATTGGATGCATGGGTGTGGACCGTGGGCAATCACGCCACTGCCTCGATGCTGTGGAGATCTACAACCCAGATGAGAATAACTGGAGGGATGGACCTCCTCTTCCATTTGCACAACTCTCCCTGCGCACAAATGCCTCCAACGCAGGAGTGGTGGGAGGCAAGATCTATGTGTGTGGATACTACAAAGGAGCAG ATCGTCATGATGATATAACAAAGGACATTTTGGAGCTGGACCCATGGGAGAGCCGGTGGACAGTGGTGGCTCGGCACGCTCTGATGCATGACAACTATGACGTCTGCTTAGTGGCAAATCTCAACCCAAGGGCACTCATGTCTCCACCTGCAGACTTAGTTAAACAGTGA
- the slc26a6l1 gene encoding solute carrier family 26 member 6, like 1 isoform X1, which produces MDSTRRCAKYRVDREVLDEQRLEELTQRKTLSDNHLSVTERLKDSLRCTVPKLKHSVMSSLPVLYWLPKYSVWDYGMPDLISGISVGIMHLPQGLAYALLASVPPVFGLYTSLYPALVYFFFGTSRHISIGTFTVLSIMVGSVTERLAPDTDFLIRNGTNVTAEVDVSARDSYRVQVAAATTVLGGLIQVALGLVKFGFVGTYLSEPLVRAYTTAASAHAVVAQLKYIFRVSPTRFSGPFSMVYTLKDVFFLLPHTHLPTLVVSAVSMVFLIAAKELNSFLSPKLPVPIPVELITIVAGTLISAFTYLNSNYTISVVGEIPSGVRPPSVPDASLFGEVIGDAFALAMVGYAISISLGKTFALKHGYKVDSNQELVALGLSNAVGGFFQCFSVCSSMSRSLIQETTGGKTQMAGVASAIIVLVTILKLGPLFQELPKAVLAAIVFVNLKGMFKQHSDIVTLWKRSKIDLMVWLVTYVSTLLLNLDLGLAASIIFALLTVIFRTQLPTYSVLGNVPGSELYVDIETHREAREIPGVTIFRSSATVYFANADLYLEALKEKSGLDISKMIIYKKRQEAKQRRRERRAERRAKRQAKKERRAQRAAQQLSGAPVFSVEEEADRWRDTCVDGNVTDSEKQGWTERENRTVFVIPTTPRTPDRWEYLKGGEPDCTSLGSISELQDGDTTTLDSSSDDTLSRDLERVSLGSLGKWTWDIHSIIIDLSTANFIDTVAIKTMKNIFQDFSEIDVDIYMTGCQALVVEQLELGDFFSELITKRRLFASVHDAVLYCLDHRGATTFPRYEPSVDPYGSTKL; this is translated from the exons ATGGACTCTACACGCAGATGTGCGAAGTACAGAGTGGATCGGGAAGTGCTGGATGAGCAAAGACTAGAAGAGCtaacacagagaaaaacactcTCTGACAATCACTTGTCTGTAACTGAACGCCTTAAAGACTCCTTAAG ATGTACAGTACCCAAACTGAAACACAGCGTGATGAGCAGCTTGCCTGTGTTGTACTGGCTGCCCAAGTACTCAGTCTGGGACTATGGCATGCCGGACCTCATCTCCGGCATCAGTGTGGGCATAATGCACCTGCCACAAG GTTTGGCATATGCATTGTTGGCTTCCGTACCTCCTGTATTTGGGCTCTACACGTCCCTCTATCCAGCATTAGTCTACTTCTTTTTCGGAACATCACGTCATATCTCCATCG GGACATTTACTGTGCTCAGCATCATGGTGGGTAGTGTGACCGAAAGACTTGCTCCAGATACAGATTTCCTCATAAGAAATGGGACCAACGTCACAGCAGAGGTGGACGTATCTGCCCGGGACTCATACAGGGTGCAGGTGGCGGCTGCTACTACTGTCCTAGGCGGACTTATTCAG GTGGCACTGGGTTTGGTAAAGTTTGGATTTGTGGGAACGTACTTGTCTGAACCTCTGGTGCGGGCTTACACAACGGCTGCTTCAGCTCATGCTGTGGTGGCACAACTGAAGTACATCTTTAGAGTTTCACCGACACGGTTCAGTGGTCCCTTTTCAATGGTGTAT ACTCTGAAGGATGTTTTCTTCTTGCTGCCACACACTCATCTTCCTACACTGGTGGTCAGTGCTGTGTCCATGGTGTTTCTAATTGCAGCCAAGGAGCTCAACTCTTTTCTCAGTCCGAAGCTGCCAGTGCCCATCCCAGTGGAGCTCATCACG ATTGTGGCAGGAACATTGATATCAGCCTTTACCTACTTGAACAGCAACTACACTATTTCAGTTGTTGGAGAAATTCCTAGTGG TGTTCGTCCTCCCAGTGTACCAGATGCAAGTCTTTTTGGAGAAGTTATTGGTGATGCTTTTGCATTGGCCATGGTTGGATATGCAATATCCATTTCACTTGGAAAAACATTTGCACTTAAACATGGATACAAGGTGGACAGCAACCAG GAGCTGGTAGCGCTGGGTCTCAGTAATGCAGTGGGAGGCTTCTTCCAGTGCttctctgtctgctcctctATGTCTCGAAGTCTCATCCAAGAGACCACCGGAGGAAAAACTCAA ATGGCTGGAGTGGCCTCGGCTATAATTGTGTTGGTGACTATACTGAAACTTGGACCGTTGTTCCAGGAGCTACCAAAG GCCGTCCTTGCAGCGATTGTCTTTGTAAATCTGAAGGGCATGTTCAAGCAGCACTCTGACATTGTTACACTGTGGAAACGTAGCAAGATTGATCTG ATGGTGTGGTTGGTCACTTATGTGTCAACACTGCTGCTCAATCTGGATCTGGGTCTTGCAGCATCGATCATCTTTGCTCTGCTGACTGTTATCTTCAGAACTCAGCT GCCTACATACTCTGTTCTGGGAAATGTTCCAGGTTCAGAACTGTACGTTGATATAGAGacccacagagag GCGAGAGAGATTCCAGGTGTTACTATATTTCGCTCCTCTGCCACAGTATATTTCGCCAATGCTGATCTCTACCTTGAGGCTCTGAAAGAAAAG AGTGGGCTTGACATCAGTAAAATGATTATCTATAAGAAAAGGCAGGAGGCCAAACAGCGACGTAGAGAAAGGAGGGCCGAGAGACGGGCGAAAAGGCAAGCTAAGAAAGAG AGACGGGCACAGAGGGCAGCACAACAGCTGTCCGGAGCGCCAGTGTTCTCTGTGGAGGAAGAAGCCGACCGCTGGAGGGACACATGTGTGGACGGGAATGTTACAGACAGTGAGAAGCAGGGctggacagagagggagaacaggACAGTGTTTGTCATCCCAACCACTCCTCGAACACCCGACAGATGGGAGTACCTGAAAGGAGGAGAACCAGACTGCACCAGCTTAGGGTCGATTTCTGAGCTGCAAGACGGGGACACCACCACTCTGGACTCCAGCAGTGATGACACCCTGAGTCGTGATCTGGAGCGGGTGTCTCTTGGGTCCCTGGGCAAGTGGACCTGGGACATTCACTCCATCATTATCGACCTCTCCACGGCCAACTTCATTGACACAGTGGCTATCAAGACGATGAAAAAT